DNA from Acidobacteriota bacterium:
CGGCACCGGCCGGACGACCACGGTCAAGCAGCTGCTCGACCAGCTCGAGAAGGGCGACCGGACGCCCGAGGACATCCTCTACGTCAACAATTTCAAGTACCCCGACGAGCCCGTCCTCGTCACGCTGCCGGCCGGCCGGGGCAAGGCCTTCGGCGAGGCCATGACCAAGCTCATCGACATGCTGCGGACGAACATCCCCCACCTCCTGAAGAGCCCCTACTATTCCGAGAAGCGGGACGCCATCATCGAGTCCCAGCAGAAGAAGCAGCGGGACCTGCTGCAGGGGTTCGAGGAGAAGGTCGCCGCGCAGGGCTTCTCCGTCATCCAGGTCCAGATGGGCCTGTTCACCCGGCCCGACCTCATCCCCGTCATCGAGGGCCAGCCCATCCCCTTCGCCAAGATCGAGAGCCTGGTCAAGGAGAAGAAGCTCCCCAAGGAGACCCTCGAGACGCTGCGGGCGAAGTACCAGGAGCTGACGTCCGAGCTCGAGGCCGTCTTCGAGCGCCTCAAGGAGATCGACGAGGAGACCCGGGACCTGCTCCGGAGCTGGGACGAGGAATGCATCTCGCCGGTCGTCCGCGGCGCCATCGACGACATCCGGGCCAAGTTCGACGGGCCGAAGATCTCGGCCTACCTCGAGGAGGTCGAGAAGGCCCTGGTCAAGTCCCTGGAGTCCCTCAAGGCCCAGAAGAAGGGCGACGACGACAAGGAGCCCGTGGACGGCTTCACCGAATACCGGGTCAACCTGCTGGTCGACAACTCGGACCAGAAGGGCGCTCCGGTGGTCATCGAGACCAACCCGAGCTACGTCAACCTCTTCGGCTCGATCGAATCGGCCATGACCCGCATCGGCCTGAGCCAGACCGACTTCACCATGATCAAGGCCGGCTCCTTTCTCAAGGCCAACGGCGGCTACCTCGTCGTCAACGCCCTCGACGCCCTGGTCGAGTCCGGCGTCTGGACGACCCTCAAGCGGACCCTGCGCAACCAGGTCTTCGAGATCCAGAACTACCTCCAGATGTACCTGTTCTCCAGCCCCCGCCTGAAGCCGGAGCCCATCCGGGCCGACGTCAAGGTGATCATGATCGGCGACTCCTATATCTACAACCTTCTCTACGCCCAGGACGAGGACTTCAAGAAGATCTTCAAGATCAAGGCCGAGTTCGACTCGGAGATGCCCAAGGACGAGAGGTCCTTCGCCGATTACGTCCGCTTCGTCAAGAAGATCTGCGACGAGGACGGCCTTCTGCCCATCGACCAGGACGGCCTCGCGGCCCTCATCGAGTACTCCACCCGCATCGCCGGCCGCCAGAAGAAGCTGTCGACGCGGTTCCATGTCATCGCCGACGTCGTCCGGGAGTCGAGCTACTGGGCCCGCCGGCGGAAGAAGGACTCCGTCGGGCGGGAGGACATCGAGCAGGCCGTCGACGAGCGCTTCGAACGGGTCAGCCTGATCGAGGACAAGATCCAGGAGATGATCGAGGAGGGCACGATCCTCATCGACACCGGGGGCGCCGTGGTCGGCCAGGTCAACGGCCTGTCGGTCTACGACATGGGCCAGTTCATGTTCGGCAAGCCGGCCCGCATCACGGCCCGGACGGGCATGGGCCGCGGCGGCGTCATCAACATCGATCGGGAGGCCGACCTGAGCGGCCCGACGCACAACAAGGGCGTCCTCATCCTGGGCGGATACCTGCGGGGCAAGTACGCCCGCAAGCGGCCGATGTCGCTGACGGCCTCCTTGGCCTTCGAGCAGTCCTACGGCGGCGTCGACGGCGACAGCGCATCTTCGACCGAGGTCTACGCCATCCTCTCGAGCCTCTCGGGCCTGCCCCTGCGCCAGGACATCGCCGTCACCGGCTCGCTCAACCAGCGGGGCGAGATCCAGCCGATCGGCGGGGTCAACGAGAAGATCGAGGGCTTCTTCGACGTCTGCCGGGCCAAGGGCCTGACCGGGACCCAGGGGGTCGTCATCCCCCGCCAGAACGTCGAGAACCTGATGCTCCGGTCCGACGTCGTCGCCGCGGTCCGCGAGGGCAAGTTCCACGTCCACGCGGTCGGGACGATCGACGAGGGGATCGAGATCCTGACCGGCGTCGAGGCGGGCGCGGCCGACGCGGACGGGAACTATCCGGACGGGACGGTCCACGGCCTGGTCGACCTGGAGCTGCAGAGGCTGGCCAGGGGAATGAAGGAATTCGCGGCCCCGGCCGAGAAGGGGGAAAGCGGCCCGGAGGCCAGGAAGTAGCTAGCGGGCCGGCGCCGTCCCGGCGAGCCGTTTCAGCCGCTGGACCTCGGCGGCGCGCAGATAGCGCCACTCGCCGGTCTTGAGCCCATCAAGGGTCAGGCCGGCGAAATCGACGCGCACCAGGCTTTCGACGGGATAGCCGACGGCCTCGAACAGCTTCCGGATCTCCCGCTTCCGGCCCTCATGGATGTCGACCTTCAGCGTCGCGGCGCGGTGGCCGCGCCGGAGGAGCGTCACCCGCGCCGGGGCCGTCCGCCGCCCTTCCAGGAAGAGACCGTGCCGGACCTTGTCGAGGTCCTCCTCGCGGGGCTCGCCTTCGACCCGCGCCTCGTAGGTCTTCGTCACGCCGTAGCGGGGATGGGTCAGCTTCAGGGCCAGGTCGCCGTCGTTGGTCAGAAGCAGGGCCCCCTCGGTGTCGAGGTCGAGCCGGCCGACGGGATAGACCCGGACCGCCAGGCGGCCGAGGAGATCGAGGACCGTCGGCCGCCCGAACGGGTCCTTGACGCTGACGACCCGGCCGGCCGGCTTGTTGAGCAGGATATAGACGAGCTTCTCCTCCTCGGCCCGGACCGGCTTCCCGCCGGCCACGACCCGGTCCCGGGCCGGATCGATCTTCTCCCCGAGCTCCTGGACGACCCGTCCGTTGACGCGGACCCGCCCCTCGGCGATCCAGCGGTCGGCCTCGCGCCGCGAGCAGACCCCGGCGTGGGCCAGGAACTTGTTGAGACGCGTCTCCATGTTGATCCGGCCCCATTATCCTGGCCGGGTCGGGAAGTGTCAAGACAGGCCGGGCGGCGGGGCGAATCCGGCATGAGGAGGCCTCGAGAAGAACGAATGCGCCGGGGATTCGTATACATAGGGTAGAATATAGAAGGAACATCCATGGCCAAGCTGCAGGTCGGCGAATCGCTCGGGATGGCCCTCGATTCCCTGTGGGCCAACAAGCTGCGCAGCTTCCTGACCCTGCTCGGCATCATCATCGGCGTCCTGACCATCATCGCCGTCGTCTCGGTCATCCAGGGCCTCAACAACTACGTCTACACGAAGATGTCCTTCTACGGGGCCAACGACTTCTCCGTCCAGAAGTTCTCGATGATCGGGACATCGCTCAAGGAATTCAAGGAGCAGCTGAAGCGGAAGGACATAACCCTGGTCGAGCGCGACCTCATCCGGGCCAACTGCCCGTCCTGCGGGCTCGTCGGCGCCTCGGACTCTTCGAGCGCGACGGTCAAGTACGGCAGCCAGTCCCTCAAGGGGACCGAGGTCCGCGGCGTGACCTACCTGGACCACGAGATCGGCTCGGTCGTCGAGCTCACCTCGGGCCGCCACCTGCAGAGCATGGACGAGACCAACTCCCGGTCCGTCTGCGTCATCGGCGCCGACATCGCCGAGAAGGTCTTCGGCGGGCTCGATCCCCTCGGCCGCTGGCTCAAGGTCGGCAGCCGCGATTTCCAGGTCATCGGCGTGGCCAAGAAGAAGGGCAAGATCCTGGGCTACAGCCAGGACAACTTCGTCCGCGTCCCGATCACGACCTTCATGAAGGTCTACGGATCGCGGCGCTCCATCAGCATCAACATCCACACGGATTCGCAGGAGGCGATGGCCCGGGCCCAGGAAGAGGTCCGGACCGTGCTCCGCTCCTGGCGCAAGCGCGGCTACAACGACCCGGACGACTTCTCCTTCGCCACCTCGGAGACCTTCATCCAGTTCTACAAGACGGCCACCTCGGGCATCTACTTCGCCATGATCGCCGTCTCCTCGATCGCCCTCATCGTCGGCGGCATCGTCATCATGAACATCATGTTCGTCTCCGTGTCCGAGCGGAAGAAGGAGATCGGCGTGCGCATGGCCGTGGGGGCGCGGCGGCGTGATATCCTGTTCCAGTTCCTCATCGAATCGGCGGTCATCTCCGGCGTCGGCGGCTTCATCGGCATCGTCCTCGGCTTCCTGGTCGCCAGGATCGTCTCCGCGGCGACCTCGATGCCCTCGAGCGTCGAGCCCGTCTCGATCGTCCTGGCCATGATTATGTCCTGGTCGATCGGCCTGTTCTTCGGCATCTATCCGGCCAACCGGGCGGCTAAGCTCGACCCGGTCGAGGCCCTGAGGGCCGAGCTATGAAGCTCCAGATCGTCCGCGAGACCTTCCGCATGGCCCTGGACTCCCTGCGGACCAACAAGCTCCGCTCGCTCCTGACCATCCTCGGCATAGTCATCGGGGTCATGACCGTCATCGGCATGGTCTCCGTCATCCAGGGGCTCAACAAGAGCTTCCTCTCGGAGCTCCAGTCGGCCGGCTCGGATATCATCATCATCACCAAGAACGAGGCCGTCCAGATGGGCCGCCGCTCCGAGGAGGAGCGGACGCGCAAGGACCTGACCTTCGACGACGTCCGGGCCCTCCAGCAGGACGCGACGCTGGCCAGGGCCGTCGCGGTCAGCGTCAACGTCAGCCCGTTCGACCAGGTCGAGATCAAGTACCGGAACGCCAAGAGCGACTCGGCCATCGTCATCGGCATGAACGACAAGTGGCCCGCGGTCATGTCGCTCTACCTGCCGCGCCTGGGCCGGTTCATCACCGAGGGCGAGGTCGCCCGCAGCGCCCCGGTCTGCGTCCTGGGCTCCGAGCTGGCCGACGTCCTGTTCCCGACGACGAACCCGGTCGGCAAGGAGATCCGGGTCGGGCCGGCGGCCTTCACCGTCGTCGGCGTCCTGGCCAAGCGGGGCCAGATGTTCGGCCAGAGCCGGGACAACTTCGTCGGGCTGCCCATCACGACGCTGATGAAGCATTTCAGCTACGACAAGGAGGCCCTCGAGATCATCGCCGCGCCGCGCCAGCCGGACACCCTCCAGGAGACGATCGAGCAGATCAGCGGGGTCCTCCGCCAGCGGCGCAAGGTGCCCTACGGCAAGCCCAACGACTTCTCCGTCATGACCCAGGATTCGATGGTCGATCTCTACAACCAGCTGACCGGCGCGGCCTACCTGGTCATGATCGTCATCTCCTCGATCGGCCTGCTCGTCGGCGGCATCGGGGTCATGAATATCATGCTCGTCTCGGTCAAGGAGCGGACCCGCGAGATCGGCATCCGCAAGGCCATCGGGGCCCGCTCGGGCGACATCCTGAAGCAGTTCCTGATCGAGGCCATCGTCCTGACCGGGGCCGGCGGCCTGATCGGCGTCCTGGCCGGGTTCGCGATCGCCCTGACGGTCAAGGCCGCGACGCCGCTGCCGGCGACGGTCTCGCCCTGGTCGGTCGCGCTCGGCCTCTCGGTCTCGGCCGCGATCGGCCTGTTCTTCGGCCTGGTCCCGGCCCGCAAGGCCGCCCGCATGGACCCGATAGTTTCCCTCCGCTACGAGTAGCCCCCGTCCGGGAGCGGCATTCCGGCGATCGGGCCCAGGAGCTGAAGCGCTCCTTCAGGCTTCAAGATTGGCCGCTATTACGGACGAGGCTCCCCTATCCGCAGAAATAAAATGGGCGAATCCTGGTCTATAAATCGATTGATATCCGCGGAGAGAAGGATAAACTAAAGAAGGTTAGCAAAGGGGTAGGTTCTTAATTCCCTTGGCGTTTCTGTCGGGGAAAGGGATTGTCAACGTCGTATATCCGAGAAAGACCACCCGAAAATCCTTCGAGAGCAATCGATGGGCATAGCCCCCCTGTTGCTATTCCCTTTTCCAGCGGCTATCGTTGTCCATCGGGGAATCAGTTGGTAGCAGGCGCTGAGCCTGAGTCAAGTCATCAGTACGGCAAGGCACTTGATTTCGCGGGCTCGAGCATAACTTGCTTTTATTCCTTTTTCGCCACCATGTATACAGGGTGTATGACGGGAAGCAGCTATTTGCACAGAAGTGATGGAATTGTAGTTTTCGGCACAACCAACCCAATACCGTTTCCGAGCGCAACCGTCGTATATGATCGGGGCCATGCACAATGGGAATGATCCCCGCCGGTTTCCGAACGAGGGACGAAATGAAACAGGCACTTGCCTTTCTCTGCGTCATGATGCTCCTGACTTCTGTGGCCGGTGCCCGGACAAAAGAGCAAAATGCGCAGGCGGCCAAACTCGAGGAATTTCGGCTGAAGCTGAAAAGCGAAGCCTTCAACGACCGCGAGGAGGCGGTCCGATCCATCGGCACGCTCAGGAAGGAAGATCGTTCCGAATTCCTCAATCGTGAGCTCATCCTGCTCTATAAGATGGAGGTCGAACGAGACGCGAAAAGGATGGAATATGCCGATAAGCCGGGCATGTTCGAAGATAAAGTCCCTAAAGAAATTCAATACACGAATACGGAGGAATTCCATGAGTATTTAGGCATGTTGGCCAGGCTAATCGCTCAGACAAGAGACCCTGCGATCCTGCCGCTGCTAATAAGAACCATGTTGGAAACCGATGTCCTGATCCCCTATGGAGATCTGGCCATTGACCCCGTGATACGGGAGATGGAAAGCTCCGGCAACGAGTTCAGGCGACTGGTTGCTTTTGTAACTCTCCGGCAATTCTACACATATAAGGGCGAGGCCTATGCCCCAAACCCAGAGGCGAAAGCACGCATCGTGGCGGCCGCAATTAAATTCGCGGGACATGACAAGGATGGGCCCAATCGGTCAGGCGCCGTTGAGTTTCTCGGGGACGTAGGAGACCGAAGCGTTCTGCCTCTTTTGGAGAGGATCGCCGCAGACGACCCCTATCACTTCAGGACCGAAGCTGTGCTCGGGATCGACGAAGAGATGCCTCCCGGCGCCAAGATCATCAGGTATCCCGTCAGAAATGCGGCCAGGAAAGCGATCGAAAGAATTAAAGCACGAGACAAAGAAAGATAGTCTCGTCGGGATGGCCGGCGGCCGCCTCCCGGATCAGGCGTTTTCCGCCAGCCAGCGGGCCGCGGCCTCGACGGCCGCGCCGAGCCGGCTCTTGTCCGCGGTGACGAGCTCGACGAGCGACGGGCCTCCCCCGCCTTTGACCGGGACGACGGCGGCCACGGCCGGCACGGCCTGGCGCAGGTCCGCCTTCAGGGACTCGGCCCGGGCCAGGATGACATGCCCCTGGCTCTCGCCCGAGGCGCCGTAGGCCACGGCGAAATCGCCCCTCCTGACGATGTTGAGGGCCAGGAAGCGGGCTTCCTCGGGGGTCTTGTCCTCGAGGACCCCGGCGACGACGCGCCCCGGAGCGGCCCGGACGATCTCGGCGGCCTCGAAAGCCGCCAGGCGCTCCTCCAGCCGGCGGGCCCGTTTCTTGAGGGCCTTGCTCTCGGCGGAGTTCCTCTCGACCTGCCCGCCGACGTCCGCCGCGGCGCAGGAGAACGACGCCGCCAGCTTCCGGACCGTCCGGTCCTTGGCCCGGTAGTCGCAGAGGGCCCGGCCGCCGCAGAGGAACTCGAAGCGGAGGTTGCCCCGGATCTTCTCGACGCCGCCGAGCCTGATCAGGCCGATCTCGCCCGTCCGCCGGACGTGGGTGCCGCCGCAGGCCGAATAATCGAAGCCGTCGACCTCGACGACCCGGAGAAGGCCCTGCTTCTTCGGGGGCCGCCGCAGGGGCACCTCGCCGATCCGCTCCTCCGGGACGAAATAGGTCTTGACCTGGCGGTCCTCCCAGACGACGGCGTTGGCCCGGTCCTCGACCCGGTCGCAGTCGGCGTCGCCGATCTTCGGCAGGCCGATCTCCAGCGTGGAGAGGTCGGGGCCCATATGGAAGGAGCGCGTTTCGCCCTTGAGCAGCTCCCAGAAGGCCTGGGACAGGACGTGCTGGCCGGTGTGCTGCTGCATGTGGTCGAAGCGGACGGCCCGGTCGACGGCGCCGTGGACGCGGCCCTCGGGAGCGGGGCCGTCGAGGACATGAAGGATGGCGCCCTCGAGATCGAGGACCTGGAGGACGGGGACGCCGCCGAGCGTGCCGCGGTCCCAGGGCTGGCCGCCGGACTCGGGGTAGAAGGCGGTCCGGTCGAGCACGACGGCCGGCCGGCCCTCGTGCTCGCGCCGCTCGACGACCTCGGCGTCGAACTCCAGAAGACAGGCGTCGTCGAAGTACAGCCTTCTCGTTTCGCTCATGATGCGCTCCTTCGGGTCAGACGAGCCGGTCGGCGCCTGCCGCGGCCAGGACGCGGACGGTCGTCTTGAAATGGGTCTTGGCGAACCTGGCCAGGATGTCCGGCCCTTTCGCCCGAACGAGCTTCACGGCCGCGGCCTCGACCTGGTCGGACGCGCCCTTCGGCAGCTCGATCCCGGCCTCCCGCGACAGGGCGCCGAGCCGGGCCAGGAACTCGGCCCGGGCCAGGATGGAGGCGGCCGCGACGGCCAGGTCCTCCTCGGCCCGCGGCATCTGGACGAGCTCGATCTCGCGGCCCTTCTGGAGCAGGGCGTTGCGGACGAAGCGCTCGTCGCCGAACTGGTCGGTGATGGCCTTGCCCGCCGGCACGCGCTCGAGGACGTTCTCGATGGCCCGGGCATGGCCCCAGGCCAGCAGCCGGTTGAGGTTATGCATCTTGCCCCAGAGCTCGTTGTATTTCTCCGGACCGACGGTCACGACCGAATGGAAGGGGTAGCCCCGCTTGAGCTCCGCGGCGATCTCGCGGCAGCGGGCGTCCGAGGTCCGCTTGGAGTCCTTGACCCCGAGCTCGCGCAGGACCCCGTCCTGGCCTTCGGGCAGGAAGAAGGCGGCGATGACCAGCGGCCCGAAGAAGTCGCCCTTGCCCGATTCGTCCGAACCGACGCGCCCGGGCTCGGGAGAGAAGAGCCCGGCGCCCATCAGTCCTTCCCGTAGACGACGCGGCCGTCGAAAATGGTCATCCGGACCGAGGTCCGCTCGATCTCCTCGGCCGGGATGGTGAAGATGTCGCGGTCGAGGACGACCAGGTCGGCGGCCTTCCCCGGCGCGATCGTGCCCTTCGCCGCCTCGGCGAACTGGGCCCAGGCGCCGTTCACGGTGTAGGCCCGGACGGCCTCCTCGACGGAGACCTTCTCGGCCGGGACCCAGCCGCCCGGGTTCTTGCCGTCGAGCGTGCGGCGCGTCGCCGCGGCGTAGATGCCCAGGATGGGGCTCAGCGGCGCGACCGTCCAGTCGGAGCCGAAGGCCAGGACCGCCCCGGCCCGGCGCAGGGACTCGAAGGGGTAGGCCGTCTTGACCCGTTCGGGCCCGATCTTGCTCTCGGCCCAGCGGCCGTCGTCGATGGCGTGATAGGGCTGCACGGAGGCCGCGAGCCCGAGCCGCCCGAACCGGGCGATATCGGCCGGCCGCTGGTGCTGGGCGTGCTCGACCCGCCAGCGCCGGTCCCGCGGGCCATTGACGGCAACCGCCTTCTCGACCATGTCGAGGAGCATGCTGACGGCCCGGTCGCCGATGGCGTGGACGGCCAGCTGCAGCCCGGCGCGGTCGGCCTCGAGGATGCGCCGCTCCATGACGCCCGGCGGGAACATCTGGCCGTTGAGCAGGCCCGAGGTCTTCGGGTCGTCCGCATAGGGCTCGAAGAAATAGGCCGTGGACGAGCCCAGGGAGCCGTCCACGAAACCCTTGAGCCCGGCCAGCTGGAGATAGGCGTCGCCGAGCGGCGGCTTGATCTTCAGCCGGGCCAGGACGTCGACCTCGGTGATGGGGATATAGACGCTGACGCGGGTCGAGAGACGCCCGCGCCGCTCCAGCTCCCGGAAGGTCTCGAAGCTCCGCGCGTCGGCCATCTCGCAGACCGAGGTGACGCCGTTTTGGGCCGCGTGGCGCACGGCGGTCTCGGCGGCCTCGAGCCGCTCGTCCGGGGTCGGCTCGGGCACCTTGGCGTAAACCAGGTCCATGGCCGTGTCCTTGAGGATGCCGGTCGGCTCGCCGGTCGCCGGGTCCTTGAGGATCTCCCCGCCCGGCGGCGCCGGCGTGTCCTTCGTGACGCCAGCCAGCTTGAGGGCCAGGCTGTTGGCCAGGATCATGTGCTCGTCGAGGCGGCAGACGCAGACGGGGTTGTCGGGGGTCACGGCGTCGATCCAGTCCCTGCGCGGCAGCTCCACCGGGCTGAACTGCTGATGGTCCCAGTCGCCGTTCAGGATCCAGCGGCCCGGCCCGAGCTCCTTCGCCTTGGCGGCGATGCGGGCGACGAAGTCCTCGCGGCTCCGGGCTTCGCGGAGCTGGATGCGCCGCAGGGCGAAGCCGCCCTCCAGGAAGTGGGTATGGCTGTCGATGAAGCCGGGCAGGACCAGCGCCCCGCCGAGATCGACGACCTTGGCCCCGGCAGCCAGGCCCTTCAATGCCGCCGTCGTGCCGACGTCGACGATCGTACCGCCGCGGACGGCCACGGCCTGGGCCCAGGGCCGGGACGCCTCGCCGGTCCAGACCTTGCCGTTGATCAGAACCAGGTCCACCATGTTCGCCTCCGGTGCCTTGGCGCAGGCCGTCGCGGCCGCCAGGGCCAGGATCATCGCTGCCACGCAGCTCGTTCTCTTCATGTTCTTCTCTCGTTCACCTTATATAAAAGAATCCCCCGTCGAAAGCAACTCCCTCTTCAGTCCCTCGTCGATATTATTCGTGAAGATGGGAAGCGATACGGCCCGCCGGCGGCGGCCATGCATGACTTTGACGACTGTGGTAAAATAACGGATTCGACGGGCGATCCTTCGCCCGATCCTTCGGAGGATTCAATGATCGATGCGACCCAGATCCGCAAAGGAATGATCATCATCATGGACGGCACCCTCTGGCGGGTGATGGAGATGCAGCTCATCACGCCCGGCCGGTGGAAGGCCATGGTCCAGACGAAGCTGCGCAACATCCTCAACGGCTCCCAGACCGAGCACCGCTTCCGCTCCGAGGAGCGGCTCGAACAGGCCCGCCTCGACGAGCTGGAGATGGAGTTCCTCTACGAGCAGGGCGGCGAGTACGTCTTCATGAACCTGGAGAACTACGAGCAGGTCTCGCTCGGCGCCGAGACCATCGGCGAGGCCGTCAAGTACCTCAAGGCGAACACGGTCATCGAGGTCGAGATGTACGAGGGCAAGCCGGTCGGACTCAACCTGCCCCGGACCATGGACTTCAAGGTCCTCAGCACCGAGCCCCGGTTGCAGGGCGCGACCAAGACGGCCCTCTACAAGCCGGCCGTCATCGAGACCGGCGCGACCGTCCAGGTGCCGGAGTTCATCAAGGAAGGCGACGTCATCCGCATCGACACGCAGGACGACAAGTACCTCGGCCGGGCCTGAGCCGGCCCCCCCGTTCAGAAGTCCAGCCGGGCCACCCCGACGTTCCCGTAGCTGTCCCGGACCCTGACCGTGACCTGATTCTCCGCGCCCGCGGGGAGCTTCAGCGAGACCTTGAACGATTCGCTGCGGGAATCCGCGATGCCGTCGAGGGGGAAGACGACCCGCCACTCCCCCGGCCGGACGAGCACCTTGGCCTCCTCGATGTAGGAGTAGGCGTCCTCGGCCTGGAAGGCGACGTCGAGCGCGGCGCCGTTGCGGGCCGCCGTCAGGCCCTTGACGACCGGCAGGGAATTGTCGATGACCAGCGGCGGCCCGGTCTTGTCGGTCCGGAGCTCCAGGCCGTCCGGGTTCGACGGGTCGTCGGAGGCCGTCAGCCGGACCTGGTACGTCCCGTCCGGATAGGCCATCGTGTCGAAGGCGTAGATCGTCTCGGTCAGGTCCGCGGCCAGGACCCGCCAGGCCTGCTCGCCGTCCTTCTTGAGGGCCAGGGCGTAGCGCAGCGTGTCGCCGTTCTCGTCGGAAGCGTCCCAGGTGATCGTCTGGTAGCCCTTGCGCTCGCTCTTCCGCGCCGGCATCCCGATGCGGAGCGCGTCGTCCTTCTTGGCAGGATCGTCGGCCGGGTTCCGCTCGAGGCCGAGAATGGCGTCGTCCTGTTCGGGCAGCTTGAGATAGACCTCGTTGGGCTTCAAGAGCTCGAGACGGGTCACGGCGGGGGCGATGTTGGCCTGCAGGTAAAACACTCTCAAACGGTTGAAGGCCGGCGAAACCTTCCCGGTCTGGGTCCGCAGCAGGACCTTGACCTGGAGATAGCGCGCCTTGGGGCTGAGCAGCTGCTCGTCGCCCTTGCCGTAGAACGGCGACCAATCCGTCCAGGTGGCGTTGGGCTCGCCGGTGTTGCCGCTCCGGCTCTGGAGCTGGACCGAGGCCCCGGCCGCCGCGGCCGCGTCCCAGGCGATCCGCCCCCACGACGCCTGCGTGCGGGCGTCGAGAACCGGGCTGGTGTACTCGCCGGAGAACCTCTGCTCGGGCAGCAGGAGCCCGAAGTAGCAGGGATTGTTCGAGAGGACATAGATCTTGGAATCGAGCGGCGCGAGCTGGTAGACCTGCTCGGAGCTCTGCTGCAGAAGCAGGGCGACCTGACCGTTCCGGTCCGCGGAATAGATCCGGCCCTGGCCGCCCGTGCCGAAGATGACCTTCTTCTCGTCCTCGCGCCAGAGCAGGGTGTAGATCATCTCGTCATCCGAGCTCCACAGCCGCTGGGCCAGCCCGTCCGGGGTGATCCGGAAGAGCGCGCCGCCCTCCCTGGCCCCCGCGGCCGCGGCCGGCGTCGCGGCCGGGCGGACCGCCGCCCCTCCGCTCCCGGCGCTCACGGCCCCGCCGGCGCTGACGGTCAGGACGACCTCGGAACCCAGGCGCACGGGCTCGTCGGAGGACTCGTCCTTCCTGGCCCGGGCCGGCGTGCCCGAGGCCCCGGCGTAGATCTGGCCGTCGCGGTCGACGGCCAGGCTCCGCACCTCCTCGTAAGGCGTCTCGAACAGGACCGAGGCGCGGCCCTCGGCCGAGATCCGGTAGACGAGCCCGTTGCCGCCGCTGCCGGCGACGACATCGCCGCGGGCCGTCCGCTCCAGGCAGAGGATGTGGTTCTCCGCGGCCTTGAAGAACATCCCGCCCTCGCCGAGCGGCGAGATCCGGTAGATGCCGCCGCTCTCGCCGACGGCCGCCCAGAGCTCGCCGGAGTCGAAGAAGAGCAGGTCCCAGATGTACTTTTCGGCCGGGTTGAAGAACTCCTCGCCCTTGCCCTTGTCCGTGATCTTGTAGATCTTGCCGTTCGGCGAGGTCGCGGCGTAAAGGGTCCCCTTGCGGTCCTGGGCGAGCGCCGTCACGTCCATCTCCGCCGCCTGGAACCAGAGATCGGCCTTGCCCGCCTTGT
Protein-coding regions in this window:
- a CDS encoding ATP-binding protein → MRTKNGFPELAADQLRWTCCPDLVPVRSSDEALACKKIIGQERALRAIQTGLDIKSLGYNIFITGMVGTGRTTTVKQLLDQLEKGDRTPEDILYVNNFKYPDEPVLVTLPAGRGKAFGEAMTKLIDMLRTNIPHLLKSPYYSEKRDAIIESQQKKQRDLLQGFEEKVAAQGFSVIQVQMGLFTRPDLIPVIEGQPIPFAKIESLVKEKKLPKETLETLRAKYQELTSELEAVFERLKEIDEETRDLLRSWDEECISPVVRGAIDDIRAKFDGPKISAYLEEVEKALVKSLESLKAQKKGDDDKEPVDGFTEYRVNLLVDNSDQKGAPVVIETNPSYVNLFGSIESAMTRIGLSQTDFTMIKAGSFLKANGGYLVVNALDALVESGVWTTLKRTLRNQVFEIQNYLQMYLFSSPRLKPEPIRADVKVIMIGDSYIYNLLYAQDEDFKKIFKIKAEFDSEMPKDERSFADYVRFVKKICDEDGLLPIDQDGLAALIEYSTRIAGRQKKLSTRFHVIADVVRESSYWARRRKKDSVGREDIEQAVDERFERVSLIEDKIQEMIEEGTILIDTGGAVVGQVNGLSVYDMGQFMFGKPARITARTGMGRGGVINIDREADLSGPTHNKGVLILGGYLRGKYARKRPMSLTASLAFEQSYGGVDGDSASSTEVYAILSSLSGLPLRQDIAVTGSLNQRGEIQPIGGVNEKIEGFFDVCRAKGLTGTQGVVIPRQNVENLMLRSDVVAAVREGKFHVHAVGTIDEGIEILTGVEAGAADADGNYPDGTVHGLVDLELQRLARGMKEFAAPAEKGESGPEARK
- a CDS encoding pseudouridine synthase — encoded protein: METRLNKFLAHAGVCSRREADRWIAEGRVRVNGRVVQELGEKIDPARDRVVAGGKPVRAEEEKLVYILLNKPAGRVVSVKDPFGRPTVLDLLGRLAVRVYPVGRLDLDTEGALLLTNDGDLALKLTHPRYGVTKTYEARVEGEPREEDLDKVRHGLFLEGRRTAPARVTLLRRGHRAATLKVDIHEGRKREIRKLFEAVGYPVESLVRVDFAGLTLDGLKTGEWRYLRAAEVQRLKRLAGTAPAR
- a CDS encoding ABC transporter permease is translated as MAKLQVGESLGMALDSLWANKLRSFLTLLGIIIGVLTIIAVVSVIQGLNNYVYTKMSFYGANDFSVQKFSMIGTSLKEFKEQLKRKDITLVERDLIRANCPSCGLVGASDSSSATVKYGSQSLKGTEVRGVTYLDHEIGSVVELTSGRHLQSMDETNSRSVCVIGADIAEKVFGGLDPLGRWLKVGSRDFQVIGVAKKKGKILGYSQDNFVRVPITTFMKVYGSRRSISINIHTDSQEAMARAQEEVRTVLRSWRKRGYNDPDDFSFATSETFIQFYKTATSGIYFAMIAVSSIALIVGGIVIMNIMFVSVSERKKEIGVRMAVGARRRDILFQFLIESAVISGVGGFIGIVLGFLVARIVSAATSMPSSVEPVSIVLAMIMSWSIGLFFGIYPANRAAKLDPVEALRAEL
- a CDS encoding ABC transporter permease, which gives rise to MKLQIVRETFRMALDSLRTNKLRSLLTILGIVIGVMTVIGMVSVIQGLNKSFLSELQSAGSDIIIITKNEAVQMGRRSEEERTRKDLTFDDVRALQQDATLARAVAVSVNVSPFDQVEIKYRNAKSDSAIVIGMNDKWPAVMSLYLPRLGRFITEGEVARSAPVCVLGSELADVLFPTTNPVGKEIRVGPAAFTVVGVLAKRGQMFGQSRDNFVGLPITTLMKHFSYDKEALEIIAAPRQPDTLQETIEQISGVLRQRRKVPYGKPNDFSVMTQDSMVDLYNQLTGAAYLVMIVISSIGLLVGGIGVMNIMLVSVKERTREIGIRKAIGARSGDILKQFLIEAIVLTGAGGLIGVLAGFAIALTVKAATPLPATVSPWSVALGLSVSAAIGLFFGLVPARKAARMDPIVSLRYE
- a CDS encoding alanyl-tRNA editing protein, which codes for MSETRRLYFDDACLLEFDAEVVERREHEGRPAVVLDRTAFYPESGGQPWDRGTLGGVPVLQVLDLEGAILHVLDGPAPEGRVHGAVDRAVRFDHMQQHTGQHVLSQAFWELLKGETRSFHMGPDLSTLEIGLPKIGDADCDRVEDRANAVVWEDRQVKTYFVPEERIGEVPLRRPPKKQGLLRVVEVDGFDYSACGGTHVRRTGEIGLIRLGGVEKIRGNLRFEFLCGGRALCDYRAKDRTVRKLAASFSCAAADVGGQVERNSAESKALKKRARRLEERLAAFEAAEIVRAAPGRVVAGVLEDKTPEEARFLALNIVRRGDFAVAYGASGESQGHVILARAESLKADLRQAVPAVAAVVPVKGGGGPSLVELVTADKSRLGAAVEAAARWLAENA
- the rnhC gene encoding ribonuclease HIII; protein product: MGAGLFSPEPGRVGSDESGKGDFFGPLVIAAFFLPEGQDGVLRELGVKDSKRTSDARCREIAAELKRGYPFHSVVTVGPEKYNELWGKMHNLNRLLAWGHARAIENVLERVPAGKAITDQFGDERFVRNALLQKGREIELVQMPRAEEDLAVAAASILARAEFLARLGALSREAGIELPKGASDQVEAAAVKLVRAKGPDILARFAKTHFKTTVRVLAAAGADRLV